In Burkholderia sp. NRF60-BP8, a single window of DNA contains:
- the vapB gene encoding type II toxin-antitoxin system VapB family antitoxin has product MHTTRVFRNGNSQAVRIPADLAYERSDIELEIERVGDEIRIRPMRRPLTQVLQKFAKFGPDFMAEGRGDQEQAEREGL; this is encoded by the coding sequence ATGCATACCACGAGGGTATTCAGGAACGGCAACTCGCAGGCCGTGCGAATTCCAGCGGACCTCGCTTATGAACGCAGCGACATCGAACTGGAAATCGAGCGCGTCGGGGACGAAATCCGGATTCGGCCGATGCGGCGGCCGCTGACGCAGGTACTGCAGAAATTCGCGAAATTCGGGCCGGACTTCATGGCCGAAGGGCGCGGCGATCAGGAGCAGGCCGAACGCGAGGGATTGTGA
- a CDS encoding type II toxin-antitoxin system VapC family toxin: MPRFMLDTNMCIYLMKHQPEQVAKRFAQCYTGDVVMSAITYAELEYGVTACASPARERRHLAALIEDIPVAPFDAAAAQAYGPIRDATRERKKDHLDKLIAAHAVSLDVVLVTNNERDFVSYPGLRLENWLND, from the coding sequence ATGCCGCGCTTCATGCTCGACACCAACATGTGCATCTATCTGATGAAGCATCAGCCGGAGCAGGTCGCGAAACGATTCGCGCAGTGCTACACGGGCGACGTCGTCATGTCGGCGATCACCTATGCGGAGCTCGAGTACGGCGTGACCGCATGTGCGAGTCCGGCCCGGGAGCGCCGCCATCTCGCCGCATTGATCGAGGATATTCCCGTCGCGCCGTTCGACGCCGCGGCCGCGCAAGCGTATGGCCCGATCCGCGACGCCACCCGCGAGCGGAAGAAGGATCACCTCGACAAACTGATCGCCGCGCATGCGGTGTCGCTCGATGTCGTCCTCGTGACCAACAACGAGCGGGATTTCGTCAGCTATCCGGGGCTGCGACTGGAGAACTGGCTGAACGACTAG
- a CDS encoding L-serine ammonia-lyase encodes MAVSVFDLFKIGIGPSSSHTVGPMRAALMFVQGLERDELLDATAHVKVELYGSLGATGKGHGTDRGVMLGLLGDAPDTVDPDTIDARLEDVRKTKRLALLGTHPVPFVLKDNIAFYRQALPEHPNGMKLRASDANGAVLVERTYLSVGGGFVVTAGAPNTKVLSAAEQMTHPFRTGAELLALTASTGKSIAQLMWENERAWHTEEETRDGLLKIWAVMQSCVSRGCGIGHPDADGNLPGPFQVKRRAPQLYRTLTGSPERALQDPLSMIDWINLYAIAVNEENAAGGRVVTAPTNGAAGIIPAVLHYYTRFTPGANEQGVIDFLLTAAAIGILYKLNASISGAEVGCQGEVGVACSMAAGALAAVLGGTPQQVENAAEIGMEHNLGLTCDPVGGMVQIPCIERNAMASVKAVNAARMALRGDGSHYVSLDSVIKTMRETGADMKTKYKETSRGGLAVNIVEC; translated from the coding sequence ATGGCAGTCAGCGTGTTTGACCTCTTCAAGATCGGCATCGGTCCGTCCAGTTCGCACACGGTCGGACCGATGCGCGCGGCGCTGATGTTCGTCCAGGGCCTCGAGCGCGACGAGCTGCTCGACGCGACGGCCCACGTGAAGGTCGAGTTGTACGGCTCGCTCGGCGCCACCGGCAAGGGCCACGGCACCGACCGCGGCGTGATGCTCGGCCTGCTCGGCGACGCGCCCGACACCGTGGATCCCGACACGATCGACGCGCGGCTGGAAGACGTCCGCAAAACGAAGCGGCTCGCGCTGCTCGGCACGCATCCGGTGCCGTTCGTGCTGAAGGACAACATCGCGTTCTACCGCCAGGCGCTGCCCGAACATCCGAACGGGATGAAGCTGCGCGCGAGCGACGCGAATGGCGCGGTGCTGGTCGAGCGCACTTACCTGTCGGTCGGCGGCGGCTTCGTCGTGACGGCCGGCGCGCCGAACACCAAGGTACTGAGCGCGGCCGAGCAGATGACGCACCCGTTTCGCACCGGCGCGGAGCTGCTCGCGCTGACCGCATCGACCGGCAAGTCGATCGCGCAACTGATGTGGGAAAACGAGCGCGCATGGCACACCGAGGAAGAAACGCGCGACGGGCTGCTGAAGATCTGGGCCGTGATGCAGTCGTGCGTGTCGCGCGGCTGCGGGATCGGCCATCCCGATGCCGACGGCAACCTGCCCGGCCCGTTCCAGGTCAAGCGCCGCGCGCCGCAGCTGTACCGCACGCTGACCGGCAGCCCGGAGCGCGCGCTGCAGGACCCGCTGTCGATGATCGACTGGATCAACCTGTACGCGATCGCGGTCAACGAGGAGAACGCGGCCGGCGGCCGCGTCGTCACCGCGCCGACCAACGGCGCGGCCGGCATCATCCCGGCCGTGCTGCATTACTACACGCGTTTCACGCCCGGCGCGAACGAACAGGGCGTGATCGACTTCCTGCTGACGGCCGCCGCGATCGGCATCCTCTACAAGCTCAACGCGTCGATCTCGGGCGCGGAAGTCGGGTGCCAGGGTGAAGTGGGTGTCGCGTGCTCGATGGCGGCCGGCGCGCTCGCGGCCGTGCTCGGCGGCACGCCGCAGCAGGTCGAGAACGCGGCCGAGATCGGGATGGAACACAACCTCGGCCTGACCTGCGACCCGGTGGGCGGGATGGTGCAGATCCCGTGCATCGAGCGCAACGCGATGGCGTCGGTGAAGGCCGTCAACGCGGCGCGCATGGCGCTGCGCGGCGACGGCTCGCATTACGTGTCGCTCGACTCGGTGATCAAGACGATGCGCGAGACGGGCGCCGACATGAAGACGAAGTACAAGGAAACGTCGCGCGGCGGGCTCGCGGTGAATATCGTCGAATGCTGA
- a CDS encoding alginate lyase family protein, producing MVRPMFPGHGATERRPRTRAGRSVPMLVASLSLAAAGLGMSGRAHAAMNFCAAPALQASETTQAEPGVQALIRSVDARIGEQPKAMARVHTEGTLPHEGIYDQSAAALKDMDLMRDAALAWRVTNAPRYLQLVDRFLSAWVSTYQPSFNPIDETRFESLIVAYDMTASALPVKTRNAAAAFIAKLGAGYVAQVDAQKRPLTGTWRNNWQSHRIKLIALSAFTLGDRKMMNAAQRLFVEHLADNIGPDGKTWDFEERDALHYAVYDLQPLVTAALAARRFNRNWLRERGANGATLAAALDWLVPYALGEKTHEEFVNSPVPFDAKRREAGLPGYTGQWDPKNATELFHLAARLDGRYARVAQQLSPTPPAWLAACLPLQAR from the coding sequence ATGGTGCGTCCGATGTTTCCGGGCCATGGTGCAACAGAGCGGCGGCCGCGCACGCGCGCAGGCCGTTCCGTGCCGATGCTCGTCGCGTCGCTGTCGCTGGCCGCCGCCGGCCTCGGCATGTCCGGCCGTGCGCACGCGGCGATGAATTTCTGCGCGGCGCCGGCGCTGCAGGCGAGCGAGACGACGCAGGCCGAGCCAGGCGTGCAGGCGCTGATCCGCAGCGTCGACGCACGCATCGGCGAGCAGCCGAAGGCGATGGCGCGCGTGCACACCGAAGGCACGCTGCCGCACGAAGGCATCTACGACCAGAGCGCCGCCGCGCTCAAGGACATGGACCTGATGCGCGATGCGGCGCTCGCGTGGCGCGTGACGAACGCGCCGCGCTACCTGCAACTCGTCGACCGCTTCCTGTCCGCGTGGGTCTCGACCTATCAGCCGAGCTTCAACCCGATCGACGAGACGCGCTTCGAGAGCCTGATCGTCGCGTACGACATGACCGCGAGCGCGCTGCCGGTGAAGACGCGCAACGCGGCGGCCGCGTTCATCGCCAAGCTCGGCGCCGGCTATGTCGCGCAGGTCGACGCGCAGAAGCGCCCGCTCACCGGCACCTGGCGCAACAACTGGCAGAGCCACCGGATCAAGCTGATCGCGCTGTCCGCGTTCACGCTCGGCGACCGCAAGATGATGAACGCCGCGCAGCGGCTGTTCGTCGAACATCTCGCCGACAACATCGGCCCGGACGGCAAGACCTGGGATTTCGAGGAACGCGATGCGCTGCATTACGCGGTCTACGATTTGCAGCCGCTGGTGACGGCCGCGCTCGCCGCGCGCCGCTTCAACCGCAACTGGCTGCGCGAGCGCGGCGCGAACGGCGCGACGCTCGCGGCCGCGCTCGACTGGCTCGTGCCGTATGCGCTCGGCGAGAAAACGCACGAGGAATTCGTGAATTCGCCGGTGCCGTTCGACGCGAAGCGCCGCGAGGCCGGCCTGCCGGGTTACACGGGGCAGTGGGACCCGAAAAACGCCACCGAACTCTTTCATCTGGCCGCGCGGCTCGACGGGCGCTATGCCCGCGTCGCGCAGCAGCTTTCCCCAACGCCGCCCGCATGGCTCGCCGCGTGCCTGCCATTGCAGGCGCGCTAG
- the gcvP gene encoding aminomethyl-transferring glycine dehydrogenase — MKLEHPDRLMNRTPLSLAALETHDAFAERHIGPDAASQQAMLDTLGFASRAALIDAVIPASIRRAETLPLGPFAQPKSEAEALAALRALADKNQVFRSYIGQGYHDTHTPAVILRNVLENPAWYTAYTPYQPEISQGRLEALLNFQQMVADLTGLAISNASLLDEATAAAEAMTLLQRTGKPKSNVFYVADDVLPQTLEVIRTRALPIGIEVKTGPAADAAQANAFGVLLQYPGVNGDVRDYRSLTEAIHAAGGHVVVAADLLALTVLTPPGEWGADVAVGNTQRFGVPMGFGGPHAAYLAVRDEFKRQMPGRLVGVTVDAQGKPALRLALQTREQHIRREKATSNVCTAQALLAIMASMYAVYHGPHGLKTIALRVNRIAALLAAGVKQLGFATVNDTFFDTLTIDTGARTAQVHELAKAKRINLRRVSDTQVGVSVDETTTRDDLADLLDVFAQAAGGTAPAVDALDAGLDGVAALPAGLERTSAYLTHHVFNRHHSETEMLRYLRSLSDKDLALDRSMIPLGSCTMKLNATSEMLPVTWPEFGRIHPFAPAEQTVGYREMIDQLEQMLVAATGYAAVSLQPNAGSQGEYAGLLIIHAYHASRGEGHRDVCLIPASAHGTNPASAHMAGMKVVVVACDAQGNVDIADLKAKAEQHSKNLAAIMITYPSTHGVFEQNVREICEIVHAHGGQVYVDGANMNAMVGLTAPGQFGGDVSHLNLHKTFCIPHGGGGPGVGPVAVGAHLAKFLPNQRSTGYARAEDGIGAVSAAPYGSASILPISWMYIAMMGAKNLTAATETAILNANYIAKRLAPHYPVLYSGPGGLVAHECILDLRPIKETSGISVDDVAKRLMDYGFHAPTMSFPVPGTLMVEPTESESQEELDRFIAAMIAIREEIRAVEEGRADREDNPLRHAPHTAAVVTANEWPHAYSREQAAYPVASLGTNKYWPPVGRADNAYGDRNLFCSCVPVSDYA; from the coding sequence ATGAAGCTCGAACACCCGGACCGCCTGATGAACCGCACGCCCCTCTCGCTCGCCGCGCTCGAAACGCACGACGCGTTCGCCGAACGCCACATCGGCCCCGACGCCGCCAGCCAGCAGGCCATGCTCGACACGCTCGGCTTCGCGTCGCGCGCCGCCCTGATCGACGCCGTGATCCCCGCGTCGATCCGCCGCGCCGAAACGCTGCCGCTCGGGCCTTTCGCGCAGCCGAAGAGCGAGGCCGAAGCCCTCGCCGCGCTGCGTGCGCTCGCGGACAAGAACCAGGTGTTCCGCTCGTATATCGGCCAGGGCTACCACGACACGCACACGCCGGCCGTGATCCTGCGCAACGTGCTCGAAAACCCGGCGTGGTACACGGCCTACACGCCGTACCAGCCCGAAATTTCCCAGGGCCGCCTCGAGGCGCTCCTGAACTTCCAGCAGATGGTGGCCGACCTCACGGGTCTCGCGATCTCGAATGCCTCGCTGCTGGATGAAGCCACCGCCGCGGCCGAAGCGATGACGCTGCTGCAGCGCACCGGCAAGCCGAAGTCGAACGTGTTCTACGTCGCCGACGACGTGCTGCCGCAAACCCTTGAAGTGATCCGCACGCGCGCGCTGCCGATCGGCATCGAGGTCAAGACGGGCCCGGCCGCCGACGCCGCGCAGGCAAACGCGTTCGGCGTGCTGCTCCAGTACCCGGGCGTGAACGGCGACGTGCGCGACTACCGCTCGCTCACCGAAGCGATCCACGCGGCCGGCGGCCACGTGGTCGTCGCGGCCGACCTGCTCGCGCTCACCGTGCTGACGCCGCCCGGCGAATGGGGTGCGGACGTCGCGGTCGGCAACACGCAGCGCTTCGGCGTGCCGATGGGCTTCGGCGGCCCGCACGCCGCGTATCTCGCGGTGCGCGACGAATTCAAGCGCCAGATGCCGGGCCGCCTCGTCGGCGTGACCGTCGACGCGCAGGGCAAGCCCGCGCTGCGCCTCGCGCTGCAGACGCGCGAACAGCACATCCGCCGCGAGAAGGCCACGTCGAACGTGTGTACCGCGCAGGCGCTGCTCGCGATCATGGCGAGCATGTACGCGGTCTACCACGGCCCGCACGGCCTGAAGACGATCGCGCTGCGCGTGAACCGCATCGCGGCGCTGCTGGCCGCCGGCGTGAAACAGCTCGGCTTCGCGACCGTCAACGACACGTTCTTCGACACGCTGACGATCGATACCGGCGCGCGCACCGCGCAGGTCCACGAACTCGCGAAGGCCAAGCGCATCAACCTGCGCCGCGTAAGCGACACGCAAGTCGGCGTGTCGGTCGACGAAACGACGACCCGCGACGACCTCGCCGATCTCCTCGACGTGTTCGCGCAGGCCGCAGGCGGCACGGCACCGGCCGTCGATGCGCTGGACGCAGGTCTCGACGGCGTCGCCGCGCTGCCGGCCGGCCTCGAGCGCACGAGCGCGTACCTGACGCACCACGTGTTCAACCGCCATCATTCCGAAACCGAAATGCTGCGCTACCTGCGCAGCCTGTCGGACAAGGATCTCGCGCTCGACCGCTCGATGATCCCGCTCGGCTCGTGCACGATGAAGCTGAACGCGACGTCGGAAATGCTGCCCGTCACGTGGCCCGAGTTCGGCCGCATCCACCCGTTCGCGCCGGCCGAGCAGACCGTCGGCTACCGCGAGATGATCGACCAGCTCGAACAGATGCTCGTCGCGGCCACCGGCTACGCAGCCGTGTCGCTGCAACCGAATGCGGGCTCGCAGGGCGAGTACGCGGGCCTGCTGATCATCCACGCGTACCACGCATCGCGCGGCGAAGGCCATCGCGACGTGTGCCTGATCCCGGCGTCCGCGCACGGCACGAACCCGGCGTCCGCGCACATGGCCGGCATGAAGGTCGTGGTCGTCGCGTGCGACGCGCAGGGCAACGTCGACATCGCCGACCTGAAGGCGAAGGCCGAGCAGCACTCGAAGAACCTCGCGGCGATCATGATCACGTATCCGTCGACGCACGGCGTGTTCGAGCAGAACGTCCGCGAGATCTGCGAGATCGTCCACGCGCACGGCGGCCAGGTGTACGTCGACGGCGCGAACATGAACGCGATGGTCGGCCTGACCGCGCCGGGCCAGTTCGGCGGCGACGTGTCGCACCTGAACCTGCACAAGACCTTCTGCATCCCGCACGGCGGCGGCGGCCCGGGCGTCGGCCCGGTCGCGGTCGGCGCGCACCTCGCGAAGTTCCTGCCGAACCAGCGCTCGACCGGCTACGCACGCGCGGAAGACGGCATCGGCGCGGTGTCGGCCGCGCCGTACGGCTCGGCGTCGATCCTGCCGATCTCGTGGATGTACATCGCGATGATGGGCGCGAAGAACCTGACCGCCGCGACCGAAACCGCGATCCTCAACGCGAACTACATCGCGAAGCGCCTCGCGCCGCACTACCCGGTGCTGTATTCGGGCCCGGGCGGGCTGGTCGCGCACGAGTGCATTCTCGACCTGCGGCCGATCAAGGAAACGAGCGGCATCAGCGTCGACGACGTCGCGAAGCGCCTGATGGACTACGGCTTCCACGCGCCGACGATGAGCTTCCCGGTGCCGGGCACGCTGATGGTCGAGCCGACCGAATCGGAATCGCAGGAAGAACTCGACCGCTTCATCGCCGCGATGATCGCGATCCGCGAGGAAATCCGCGCGGTCGAGGAAGGCCGCGCCGATCGCGAGGACAACCCGCTGCGTCACGCGCCGCACACGGCCGCCGTCGTCACCGCGAACGAATGGCCGCATGCGTACTCGCGCGAGCAGGCCGCGTACCCGGTCGCATCGCTCGGCACGAACAAGTACTGGCCGCCGGTCGGCCGCGCGGACAACGCGTACGGCGACCGCAACCTGTTCTGCTCGTGCGTGCCGGTGTCGGACTACGCATAA
- the gcvH gene encoding glycine cleavage system protein GcvH has protein sequence MSNVPADLKYTDEHEWIRTEADGTLTVGITDHAQSTLGDIVFLELPEVGKSVTAGDAVGVVESVKAASDIYSPVSGEIVEVNGAIVDAPDQVNSDAYASWLFKIKLADGASTDKLIDADAYSKLID, from the coding sequence ATGAGCAACGTCCCGGCCGATCTGAAGTACACCGACGAACACGAGTGGATCCGCACCGAAGCCGACGGCACGCTGACGGTCGGCATCACCGATCACGCGCAGAGCACGCTCGGCGACATCGTCTTCCTCGAGCTGCCCGAAGTCGGCAAGTCGGTGACGGCGGGCGACGCCGTCGGCGTCGTCGAATCGGTGAAGGCGGCATCCGACATCTACTCGCCGGTGTCCGGCGAAATCGTCGAAGTCAATGGCGCGATCGTCGACGCGCCGGATCAGGTCAACAGCGACGCGTACGCAAGCTGGCTCTTCAAGATCAAGCTCGCGGACGGCGCATCGACCGACAAGCTGATCGACGCCGACGCCTACAGCAAGCTGATCGACTAA
- the gcvT gene encoding glycine cleavage system aminomethyltransferase GcvT has product MTALNHTPLNAAHRALNARMVDFGGWDMPVNYGSQIEEHAAVRTDAGMFDVSHMCVVDFTGSRVRAFFEHAIANHVGKLKTPGKALYSCLLNPQGGVIDDLIVYYFTEEFFRVVVNAGTAEKDIAWFNQLNEQGGYGLTIAPRRDFAIVAVQGPNAREKVWATVPSARAATGELKPFNAAQVAGTPFGDLTVARTGYTGEDGFEVIVPAVHVVALWNALQQNGVRPCGLGARDTLRLEAGMNLYGQDMDDTVSPLDAGLAWTVDLSAPRDFVGRAALEANGTRAAFVGLILQKENGKAGGVLRAHQKVVTPHGEGEITSGTFSPSMQESIAFARVPTAVQIGDTVQVQIRDKNLPARVVKLPFVRNGKVLAA; this is encoded by the coding sequence ATGACTGCACTGAATCACACCCCGCTCAACGCCGCGCACCGCGCGCTCAATGCCCGCATGGTCGACTTCGGCGGCTGGGACATGCCCGTCAACTACGGCTCGCAGATCGAAGAGCACGCGGCCGTCCGCACCGACGCCGGCATGTTCGACGTGTCGCACATGTGCGTCGTCGATTTCACCGGCAGCCGCGTGCGCGCGTTCTTCGAGCATGCGATCGCGAACCACGTCGGCAAGCTCAAGACGCCCGGCAAGGCGCTCTACTCGTGCCTGCTCAACCCGCAGGGCGGCGTCATCGACGATCTGATCGTCTATTACTTCACCGAAGAATTCTTCCGCGTGGTCGTCAACGCCGGCACCGCCGAGAAAGACATCGCGTGGTTCAACCAGTTGAACGAGCAAGGCGGTTACGGCCTGACGATCGCGCCGCGCCGCGATTTCGCGATCGTCGCCGTCCAGGGTCCGAACGCCCGCGAAAAGGTCTGGGCGACGGTGCCGTCCGCACGTGCGGCCACCGGCGAGCTCAAGCCGTTCAACGCCGCGCAGGTCGCCGGCACGCCGTTCGGCGATCTCACCGTCGCGCGCACCGGCTACACCGGCGAAGACGGCTTCGAAGTGATCGTCCCGGCCGTGCACGTCGTAGCGCTGTGGAATGCGCTGCAGCAAAACGGCGTGCGCCCGTGCGGGCTCGGCGCGCGCGACACGCTGCGCCTCGAGGCCGGCATGAACCTGTACGGCCAGGACATGGACGATACCGTCTCCCCGCTCGACGCGGGCCTCGCCTGGACGGTCGACCTCAGCGCGCCGCGCGACTTCGTCGGCCGCGCCGCACTGGAAGCCAACGGCACGCGCGCCGCGTTCGTCGGCCTGATCCTGCAGAAGGAAAACGGCAAGGCGGGCGGCGTGCTGCGCGCGCACCAGAAGGTCGTCACGCCGCACGGCGAAGGCGAGATCACGAGCGGCACGTTCTCGCCGTCGATGCAGGAATCGATCGCGTTCGCGCGCGTGCCGACGGCCGTCCAGATCGGCGACACCGTCCAGGTGCAAATTCGAGACAAGAATCTTCCCGCGCGCGTGGTAAAACTGCCGTTCGTGCGCAACGGCAAGGTCCTCGCTGCGTAA
- a CDS encoding oxidoreductase, giving the protein MSSLLRIGLMGFGFAGATFHAPVIATSGRTEVAAIATGQSDRAHAAYPGARIVPDLDALLGLDDIECVVIATPNDTHFTLARQVLEAGRHVVVDKPVTLTADEALALARLANARSRLFAPFHNRRWDGDFLTVRRIVDSGELGRVTCFASHFDRFRPTPRTRWREEPARGGGLLLDLGPHLIDQALVLFGTPDTVSATVKTRRDNGTAPDFVHLLLGYPDKDVALHASALSAIEPARFTLHGTRGSYQKFGLDTQEDQLKAGLTADDVEFGGGNPPGLLRVLDGDVEVERPVPTLDGQYAEFYRALAASIRDGAPFPVTAQDAVDVMTIIELAAQSEHDGRRLPFVRRIV; this is encoded by the coding sequence ATGTCGTCATTGCTCAGGATTGGTTTGATGGGTTTCGGTTTCGCCGGCGCGACGTTCCACGCGCCCGTGATCGCCACGAGCGGCCGCACTGAAGTCGCCGCGATCGCGACGGGTCAGTCCGATCGCGCGCACGCCGCCTATCCGGGGGCGCGCATCGTCCCCGACCTCGACGCGCTGCTCGGCCTCGACGACATCGAATGCGTGGTGATCGCCACGCCGAACGACACGCACTTCACGCTCGCGCGCCAAGTGCTCGAAGCCGGCCGCCACGTGGTCGTCGACAAGCCGGTCACGCTCACCGCCGACGAGGCGCTCGCGCTCGCGCGGCTCGCGAACGCACGCAGCCGGTTGTTCGCGCCGTTCCACAACCGCCGCTGGGACGGCGATTTCCTCACCGTGCGCCGGATCGTCGACTCGGGCGAGCTCGGCCGCGTCACCTGCTTCGCGTCGCACTTCGACCGCTTCCGGCCGACGCCGCGCACGCGCTGGCGCGAGGAGCCGGCCCGCGGCGGCGGCCTGCTGCTCGACCTCGGCCCGCACCTGATCGATCAGGCGCTCGTGCTGTTCGGCACGCCGGACACCGTGAGCGCCACCGTCAAGACGCGCCGCGACAACGGCACGGCGCCCGATTTCGTGCACCTGCTGCTCGGCTATCCGGACAAGGACGTCGCGCTGCATGCGAGCGCGCTATCGGCGATCGAGCCCGCGCGCTTCACGCTGCACGGCACGCGCGGCAGCTACCAGAAGTTCGGGCTCGACACGCAGGAAGACCAGCTCAAGGCCGGCCTCACCGCCGACGACGTCGAATTCGGCGGCGGCAATCCGCCCGGCCTGCTGCGCGTGCTCGACGGCGACGTCGAGGTCGAACGTCCGGTGCCGACGCTCGACGGCCAGTACGCGGAGTTCTACCGCGCGCTCGCCGCATCGATCCGCGACGGCGCGCCGTTCCCCGTCACCGCGCAGGACGCGGTCGACGTGATGACGATCATCGAGCTCGCCGCGCAGAGCGAGCACGACGGCCGCCGGCTGCCGTTCGTGCGTCGTATCGTCTAA
- a CDS encoding UvrD-helicase domain-containing protein produces the protein MSAGLNPAQNEAVRYLDGPCLVLAGAGSGKTRVITQKIAHLIEAKGFEPRHIAAVTFTNKAAAEMRERVSKLLEGKTLTTPGKEGRKVPVNQLTVCTFHSLGVQILRQEAEHVGLKPQFSIMDSDDCFGMIQEQLGTTDKGLIRKIQSIISLWKNGLIMPDEAMAIAANEDEHQAALVYRNYVATLHAYQAVDFDDLIRLPAELFAKNEQVRDRWQNKLRYLLIDEYQDTNACQYELLKQLAGPRAAFTAVGDDDQAIYGWRGATLENLAQLGKDFPKLHVIKLEQNYRSTVRILTAANNVIANNPKLFEKKLWSEHGMGDSITVTACNDEEHEAESVVFRLSAHKFERRAQFRDYAILYRGNFQARIFEQVLRRERIPYVLSGGQSFFDKAEIKDLCAYLRLIANADDDPAFIRAVTTPRRGIGNTTLEALGSFAGQAKVSLFEAVYMGGIEARLSARQVEPLRMFCDFIQRLTERADKEPATVVLDDMMEAIHYEAYLYDAFDERQAQSKWQNVLEFLEWLKRKGTKPETDAVDGEADGFHNADGLADTGKNLLGLIQTVALMSMLEGKDEDPDAVRLSTVHASKGLEYPHVFLVGVEEGIMPHRGGSEDDGPIDNERIEEERRLMYVAITRAQRSLHLNWCKKRKRARETVVCEPSRFIPEMGLDEAPPPTPEEAPMSPKDRLASLKALLQK, from the coding sequence ATGTCCGCAGGCCTCAATCCCGCTCAGAATGAAGCGGTGCGCTACCTCGACGGTCCCTGCCTCGTGCTCGCCGGCGCGGGCAGCGGCAAGACCCGCGTGATCACGCAGAAGATCGCGCACCTGATCGAAGCGAAAGGCTTCGAGCCGCGCCATATCGCCGCCGTCACGTTCACGAACAAGGCCGCCGCCGAAATGCGCGAGCGTGTGTCCAAGCTGCTGGAAGGCAAGACGCTCACCACGCCCGGCAAGGAAGGCCGCAAGGTGCCCGTCAATCAACTCACCGTCTGCACGTTCCACTCGCTCGGCGTGCAGATCCTGCGCCAGGAGGCCGAGCACGTCGGCCTGAAGCCGCAATTCTCGATCATGGATTCGGACGACTGCTTCGGGATGATCCAGGAGCAGCTCGGCACGACCGACAAGGGCCTGATCCGCAAGATCCAGAGCATCATCTCGCTGTGGAAGAACGGCCTGATCATGCCCGACGAGGCGATGGCGATCGCGGCCAACGAGGACGAGCACCAGGCCGCGCTGGTCTACCGCAACTACGTGGCGACGCTGCACGCGTACCAGGCGGTCGATTTCGACGACCTGATCCGCCTGCCGGCCGAGCTGTTCGCGAAGAACGAGCAGGTGCGCGACCGCTGGCAGAACAAGCTGCGCTACCTGCTGATCGACGAGTACCAGGACACCAATGCGTGCCAGTACGAGCTGCTCAAGCAGCTCGCGGGCCCGCGCGCCGCGTTCACGGCGGTCGGCGACGACGACCAGGCGATCTACGGCTGGCGCGGCGCGACGCTGGAGAACCTCGCGCAGCTCGGCAAGGATTTCCCGAAGCTGCACGTGATCAAGCTGGAGCAGAACTACCGGTCGACGGTGCGGATCCTGACCGCCGCGAACAACGTGATCGCGAACAACCCGAAGCTGTTCGAGAAGAAGCTGTGGTCCGAGCACGGGATGGGCGATTCGATCACCGTCACGGCATGCAACGACGAGGAACACGAGGCCGAATCGGTCGTGTTTCGGCTGTCCGCGCACAAGTTCGAGCGGCGTGCACAGTTCCGCGACTACGCGATCCTGTACCGCGGCAACTTCCAGGCGCGGATTTTCGAGCAGGTGCTGCGGCGCGAGCGGATTCCGTACGTGCTGTCGGGCGGCCAGTCGTTCTTCGACAAGGCCGAGATCAAGGACCTGTGCGCGTACCTGCGGCTGATCGCGAACGCCGATGACGATCCCGCGTTCATCCGCGCGGTCACGACGCCGCGCCGCGGGATCGGCAACACGACGCTCGAGGCGCTCGGGTCGTTCGCGGGGCAGGCGAAGGTGTCGCTGTTCGAGGCCGTGTACATGGGCGGGATCGAGGCGCGGCTGTCGGCGCGCCAGGTCGAGCCGCTGCGGATGTTCTGCGACTTCATCCAGCGCCTGACCGAGCGCGCGGACAAGGAGCCCGCGACCGTCGTGCTCGACGACATGATGGAGGCGATCCACTACGAGGCGTACCTGTACGACGCGTTCGACGAGCGGCAGGCGCAGTCGAAGTGGCAGAACGTGCTCGAATTCCTCGAATGGCTGAAGCGCAAGGGTACGAAGCCCGAGACGGACGCCGTCGACGGCGAGGCCGACGGTTTCCACAACGCGGACGGGCTCGCCGATACGGGCAAGAACCTGCTCGGCCTGATTCAGACCGTCGCGCTGATGTCGATGCTCGAAGGCAAGGACGAGGATCCGGACGCCGTGCGGCTGTCGACCGTCCATGCGTCGAAGGGGCTCGAATATCCGCACGTGTTCCTGGTCGGCGTCGAGGAAGGCATCATGCCGCACCGCGGCGGCAGCGAGGACGACGGCCCGATCGACAACGAACGGATCGAGGAGGAGCGCCGGCTGATGTACGTCGCGATCACCCGCGCGCAGCGCAGCCTGCACCTGAACTGGTGCAAGAAGCGCAAGCGGGCGCGCGAGACGGTCGTGTGCGAACCGTCGCGGTTCATTCCCGAGATGGGACTCGACGAAGCGCCGCCGCCGACGCCGGAAGAGGCGCCGATGTCGCCGAAGGACCGGCTCGCGAGCCTGAAGGCGTTGCTGCAGAAGTGA